One Shewanella sp. MR-4 DNA window includes the following coding sequences:
- a CDS encoding type II secretion system protein: protein MRSLSAKRMARSKRGFTLVEMVTVILILGILVVGVSSFIIFGTRIFVESSSVDQVLSQSRFAVERMTRELRSALPNSVRLNGNGLTYQCVEFVPIEASTTYLSMPIAPSAAALTGTVILNATDNIKDNQYIWIYPLTDSDVYNSARQKRAQIKTFTPLGESPNPANQVTLTFMASTRFAEASPRQRIYFGSSPVSYCFEKSSSSNELILKRYTGYGLNVSQPTPSSMSAGVLMAQNVANALNDSADLPLILTPSSLVNNAMVHLQPRFNVNGETFQYRHQVQVINVP from the coding sequence ATGCGCTCTTTATCCGCAAAGCGCATGGCGCGCTCCAAACGGGGTTTTACCTTAGTCGAAATGGTCACTGTGATCCTTATCTTAGGCATTCTGGTGGTGGGCGTGAGTAGCTTTATTATTTTCGGCACGCGGATTTTTGTGGAGTCGAGCTCGGTCGATCAAGTGCTAAGCCAGAGCCGTTTCGCTGTCGAGCGTATGACCCGTGAGCTGCGCAGCGCCTTGCCTAACAGTGTGCGGCTCAATGGTAATGGCTTAACCTATCAGTGCGTTGAATTTGTCCCCATTGAGGCGAGCACCACTTATTTATCGATGCCGATTGCGCCGAGTGCCGCAGCCTTAACGGGAACAGTAATTCTCAATGCGACCGATAACATTAAGGACAACCAATATATTTGGATTTATCCTTTGACTGATAGCGATGTCTATAACAGCGCCAGACAAAAACGGGCACAGATTAAGACTTTTACTCCCCTAGGTGAGTCGCCTAATCCGGCTAATCAAGTCACTCTTACCTTTATGGCATCAACACGCTTTGCCGAAGCATCACCGCGGCAGCGGATCTATTTTGGTTCGAGTCCTGTGAGTTATTGTTTTGAAAAATCGTCATCCAGCAATGAGTTAATCTTAAAGCGTTATACTGGTTATGGGTTGAATGTTAGCCAACCCACGCCTAGCAGCATGAGTGCTGGGGTGTTAATGGCGCAGAATGTGGCCAATGCATTGAACGACAGTGCCGATTTACCGCTGATATTAACGCCATCGAGTTTAGTCAATAATGCTATGGTGCATTTACAACCGCGATTTAATGTCAACGGCGAGACATTTCAATATCGACATCAAGTACAGGTGATTAATGTCCCCTAA
- a CDS encoding type II secretion system protein, which translates to MRINPRLFSISTYLKASSKAKQQGFTLIELVVGMLVIAIAIVMLSSMLFPQADRAAKTLHRVKSAELAHSVMNEIWGKRYDQNTNANGGVPACGSPLGAPCSSVTNLGPSEWKWPDEGEGRNDFNDVDDYHGLTQNATMLNSSKTYAQVYPNYQLSVSVAYGSAPNTKLVTINVTTPDNEVITYNLVRSNY; encoded by the coding sequence ATGCGAATTAATCCTCGGCTGTTTTCGATAAGCACATATCTAAAAGCATCCTCAAAAGCTAAACAACAGGGGTTTACCTTAATCGAATTAGTGGTTGGCATGTTAGTCATTGCCATTGCTATCGTGATGCTCAGTAGCATGTTATTTCCGCAGGCGGATCGCGCTGCCAAGACCTTGCATCGAGTCAAGAGTGCCGAACTTGCTCATTCGGTGATGAATGAGATTTGGGGCAAACGTTACGACCAAAATACTAATGCCAATGGTGGAGTGCCGGCTTGTGGGAGTCCATTAGGGGCACCTTGCTCAAGTGTGACCAATTTAGGGCCATCGGAGTGGAAATGGCCGGATGAGGGCGAGGGGCGTAACGATTTTAACGATGTGGATGACTATCACGGCTTAACTCAAAACGCCACTATGCTCAATTCCAGCAAAACTTATGCGCAGGTGTATCCAAACTATCAATTAAGTGTCTCTGTCGCCTATGGTTCTGCACCCAATACCAAGTTAGTGACCATTAATGTGACTACTCCAGATAACGAAGTGATCACTTACAATCTGGTGAGGAGCAATTACTAA
- a CDS encoding prepilin-type N-terminal cleavage/methylation domain-containing protein: MRRFSSGRQFGFTLVELVTTIILIGILSVAVLPRLFSQSSYSAFSLRNEFMAELRQVQQKALNNTDRCYRVVVSAMGYQVSQFASRDSTGCTGSPLSPNPLSSQAFQGGAQLVLISNNAKSFYLDFDINGRASLACNGPCINVIANDTVAINISSEGYIYAN; encoded by the coding sequence ATGCGTAGATTTTCCAGCGGCAGACAGTTTGGGTTTACCTTAGTCGAACTCGTGACCACTATTATCCTGATTGGGATATTATCGGTGGCGGTATTGCCGCGCTTATTTAGCCAGTCATCCTACAGCGCCTTTAGCCTGCGCAATGAATTTATGGCCGAGCTGCGCCAGGTTCAGCAAAAAGCCTTGAATAATACCGATAGATGTTACCGCGTTGTCGTGTCGGCGATGGGTTATCAAGTGAGTCAGTTTGCCAGTCGGGATAGCACTGGTTGTACGGGCTCGCCATTGTCTCCTAACCCTTTATCCAGCCAAGCTTTTCAAGGTGGCGCGCAGTTAGTGCTTATCAGTAACAATGCCAAGAGCTTTTACCTTGATTTTGATATTAATGGTCGAGCATCGCTTGCGTGTAATGGGCCATGTATCAATGTGATTGCCAATGATACTGTGGCGATTAATATCTCCAGCGAGGGCTATATTTATGCGAATTAA
- a CDS encoding type II secretion system protein: MKKQSGFTLIELVVVIIILGILAVTAAPKFINLQSDARASTVKGLESAIKGADTLINSKSLIAGNNTVASTAATPPTVTVETGKTVLINYGHATPVWTDSLENALDINAADSGTTTEWLYVLATGSIYFYPQGQTVPDGTAAGGQCYVQYVNSLDAYGPITVNTVVSGC; encoded by the coding sequence ATGAAAAAGCAAAGTGGTTTTACATTAATCGAATTAGTGGTCGTAATTATTATTCTAGGCATTTTGGCTGTTACTGCAGCGCCTAAATTTATCAATCTACAATCGGATGCTCGTGCTTCAACAGTGAAAGGATTAGAGTCGGCGATTAAAGGTGCTGATACCTTAATTAACTCAAAATCGTTAATTGCAGGCAATAATACAGTGGCTTCTACGGCTGCAACGCCTCCGACAGTAACTGTTGAAACTGGTAAAACAGTTTTGATTAACTATGGCCATGCAACGCCAGTATGGACAGACTCTCTTGAGAACGCATTGGATATTAATGCTGCAGATAGTGGTACAACAACTGAGTGGTTATATGTGTTAGCTACTGGCAGCATTTATTTCTATCCTCAAGGACAAACTGTTCCTGATGGGACGGCTGCTGGTGGTCAATGTTATGTTCAATATGTGAATAGTCTAGATGCATACGGTCCTATCACTGTTAATACTGTTGTATCTGGCTGCTAG
- a CDS encoding type II secretion system protein — MMKRQQGFTLIELVVVIIILGILAVTAAPKFINLQSDAYASTLNGVKASLQGANSLVYSKAAIQGVESKDESSIIIDDKGNSDATDDVKVNGVYGYLKQAAADMVLVLDLDTTNEWTIVDAPTVTTTLTSPVIIHPKKLTPSDTAKCWVEYKQADSSNPPKYHVESSGC, encoded by the coding sequence ATGATGAAAAGACAACAAGGTTTTACCTTAATTGAGTTAGTCGTAGTGATCATTATCTTAGGTATTCTTGCAGTCACAGCGGCGCCTAAGTTTATTAATCTTCAATCTGATGCATACGCATCTACTTTGAATGGTGTCAAAGCGTCTTTGCAAGGTGCTAATTCGCTTGTTTATTCTAAGGCGGCGATTCAGGGGGTTGAGAGTAAGGATGAATCTAGCATTATCATCGATGATAAGGGTAATTCTGATGCGACTGATGATGTTAAAGTAAACGGTGTTTATGGGTATCTGAAGCAAGCAGCAGCTGATATGGTGTTAGTCCTTGATTTAGATACTACTAACGAGTGGACTATTGTTGATGCGCCAACTGTCACAACGACACTTACATCTCCTGTGATTATTCATCCTAAAAAGTTGACACCTTCAGATACGGCAAAATGTTGGGTTGAATACAAACAGGCAGATTCTAGTAATCCTCCTAAATATCATGTTGAGTCATCTGGTTGTTAA
- a CDS encoding prepilin-type N-terminal cleavage/methylation domain-containing protein has product MKTKQDGFSLIELVIVIVILGLLAATAIPRFLNVTDDAEDASVDGVAGGLSTAVGFVRSQWEVDGRQNSSVILDGTSVSLDPRFGYPTGTSGTDATAMTDASCQQVFNTVLQSAPRNVLYSQDARNQRYTVRVIDGAGGSSNAINGTSVSGLDLCVYHQVASLVLNQTTGVPTPAPDLSTAGAKGVVYNPGTGKVLSFTQTPFTL; this is encoded by the coding sequence ATGAAGACTAAGCAAGATGGTTTTTCATTGATTGAACTGGTCATAGTGATCGTTATTTTGGGTCTGTTGGCCGCAACCGCGATCCCTCGTTTTTTAAATGTCACCGATGATGCTGAAGATGCCAGTGTGGACGGAGTCGCGGGTGGTTTATCCACCGCAGTGGGTTTTGTGCGTTCACAATGGGAAGTCGATGGTCGCCAAAATAGCAGTGTGATCTTAGACGGTACCTCAGTGTCCCTCGACCCACGTTTTGGTTATCCAACGGGCACCTCTGGTACCGATGCGACGGCGATGACCGATGCAAGCTGCCAGCAGGTATTTAATACTGTGTTGCAAAGTGCACCGCGTAACGTGCTTTATTCGCAGGATGCGCGCAATCAACGTTATACAGTGCGCGTTATCGATGGTGCGGGCGGAAGCTCAAATGCGATTAATGGCACATCCGTAAGCGGTTTAGACCTATGTGTGTATCACCAAGTGGCTTCACTGGTGCTAAACCAAACCACTGGTGTACCGACGCCAGCGCCAGATTTATCGACTGCGGGTGCAAAAGGGGTGGTTTATAACCCAGGTACGGGCAAAGTATTAAGTTTCACTCAAACACCATTTACGCTTTAA
- a CDS encoding type II secretion system F family protein translates to MPVYQYRGRSGQGQAVTGQLDAASEGAAADMLLARGIIPLEVKVAKETKSFTLAQLFKRKVGLDELQIFTRQMYSLTRSGIPILRAIAGLSETAHSQRMKDALNDISEQLTAGRPLSSAMNQHPDVFDSLFVSMVHVGENTGKLEDAFIQLSGYIEREQETRRRIKAAMRYPIFVLIAIALAMVILNIMVIPKFAEMFARFGADLPWATKVLIGTSNLFVNYWPLMLIILLGTVIGIRYWHHTEKGEKQWDQWKLHIPAVGSIIERSTLSRYCRSFSMMLSAGVPMTQALSLVADAVDNAYMHDKIVGMRRGIESGESMLRVSNQSKLFTPLVLQMVAVGEETGQIDQLLNDAADFYEGEVDYDLKNLTAKLEPILIGIVAVIVLVLALGIYLPMWDMLNVVKGGK, encoded by the coding sequence ATGCCGGTTTATCAATACCGTGGACGCAGTGGACAAGGTCAAGCCGTAACGGGTCAGCTCGATGCTGCCTCCGAGGGAGCGGCGGCCGATATGTTGTTAGCCCGTGGCATTATCCCGTTAGAAGTCAAAGTCGCTAAAGAAACTAAGTCCTTTACCTTGGCGCAGTTGTTTAAGCGCAAAGTCGGCTTGGATGAACTGCAAATCTTTACCCGGCAAATGTACTCGTTAACGCGCTCGGGGATCCCTATCCTACGCGCCATTGCAGGTTTATCCGAAACCGCCCACTCCCAACGAATGAAAGATGCGCTGAATGATATTTCAGAGCAGTTAACTGCGGGGCGCCCACTGTCATCGGCCATGAACCAACATCCAGATGTGTTTGATTCTCTGTTTGTTTCTATGGTGCACGTGGGGGAAAACACGGGTAAGTTAGAGGACGCTTTTATTCAGCTCTCGGGTTATATCGAGCGTGAGCAGGAAACTCGCCGCCGAATCAAAGCCGCGATGCGGTACCCCATATTTGTATTGATTGCCATCGCGCTGGCGATGGTGATTTTAAATATCATGGTGATCCCGAAATTCGCCGAGATGTTTGCCCGCTTTGGTGCCGACTTGCCTTGGGCGACTAAGGTGTTAATCGGCACATCAAACCTGTTTGTAAACTATTGGCCCCTGATGCTGATAATACTGCTCGGAACCGTTATTGGGATCCGCTACTGGCACCATACGGAAAAAGGTGAAAAACAATGGGACCAGTGGAAGTTACACATTCCCGCCGTGGGTTCGATTATTGAGCGCTCGACTCTCTCCCGTTATTGCCGCAGTTTTTCGATGATGTTGAGCGCGGGTGTGCCGATGACGCAGGCGCTCAGTCTAGTGGCCGATGCGGTGGATAATGCGTATATGCACGACAAAATTGTCGGAATGCGCCGTGGTATTGAGTCTGGCGAATCTATGCTCAGGGTGTCGAATCAGAGTAAATTGTTTACGCCACTGGTGTTGCAAATGGTTGCGGTAGGCGAAGAAACTGGACAGATTGACCAACTATTAAATGATGCCGCCGATTTCTACGAGGGTGAGGTCGACTATGATCTTAAAAATCTCACCGCTAAGTTAGAACCGATTTTGATTGGGATTGTGGCAGTTATCGTGTTGGTGCTGGCGCTGGGTATTTATCTGCCGATGTGGGATATGCTCAACGTAGTCAAAGGCGGGAAATAA
- a CDS encoding GspE/PulE family protein has translation MKPRLKMRLGDLLVQESIITEEQLQQALGEQRKTGHKLGRTLIELRSITETQLLQFLSQQLNLPLLDISKRPIPAEVVSLIPEVQARRFRALAVEDRGDTVLVAMSDPADLQALDHLEILIAPKKLSVAVAPEQQLLQAFDNLYRRTDQIAQIAGKLEEEYAADQMFDLASLTSSDSDNETTVVKLLQSIFEDAVQMRASDIHIEPGEKALRIRQRIDGQLHETILNEVNIAAALVLRLKLMAGLDISEKRLPQDGRFHMEIKGHKIDVRMSTMPIYHGESVVMRLLDQSAGLLTLNETGMPPHILARIRKQIKRPHGMLLVTGPTGSGKTTTLYGILSELNTADRKIITVEDPVEYQLPRINQVQVNHKIGLDFSNVLRTTLRQDPDIIMVGEMRDQETVEIGLRGALTGHFVLSTLHTNDAVTSALRLLDMGAASYLVASALRVIIAQRLVRRVCHNCGVEYQPTAQEKAWLNSVSRQDFSSAKFRIGTGCQSCNGSGYRGRIGIFEILELDEKMIDAMRTGNPQDFARAALQSPNFTPLAESALQYLSEGMTTIEEVAKLVEDVSESQVPLSRDIISQQGVEA, from the coding sequence ATGAAACCCAGATTAAAGATGCGTTTGGGCGATCTGTTAGTTCAAGAATCGATTATTACCGAAGAGCAGCTACAACAAGCTTTGGGTGAGCAGCGTAAGACAGGGCATAAGCTCGGCCGCACCCTGATTGAGCTGCGCTCTATTACCGAAACCCAACTGCTGCAATTTTTGTCGCAGCAGCTCAATCTGCCGCTGCTGGATATCAGCAAACGCCCCATCCCCGCCGAAGTGGTGAGCCTTATCCCCGAGGTGCAAGCGCGGCGTTTTCGCGCCCTCGCGGTGGAAGATCGGGGGGATACGGTATTAGTGGCCATGAGCGACCCGGCGGACTTGCAGGCGCTCGATCATTTAGAAATTTTAATCGCACCGAAAAAGCTCAGTGTTGCGGTGGCCCCCGAGCAGCAATTACTACAAGCCTTCGATAACCTGTATCGTCGCACCGACCAAATCGCGCAAATCGCCGGTAAGCTCGAAGAGGAATATGCCGCAGATCAAATGTTTGATCTGGCGAGCCTGACCTCAAGCGATAGCGATAATGAAACCACAGTTGTTAAGCTGCTGCAGTCGATTTTTGAAGATGCGGTGCAAATGCGTGCCTCGGATATTCATATTGAGCCCGGCGAAAAAGCCCTGCGGATCCGCCAACGTATCGATGGCCAGTTACACGAGACCATTCTAAATGAAGTGAATATCGCGGCGGCCTTAGTCTTGCGGCTTAAGCTTATGGCTGGGCTAGATATTTCTGAAAAACGTCTGCCGCAGGACGGTCGTTTCCATATGGAAATTAAGGGCCACAAGATTGACGTGCGTATGTCGACTATGCCGATTTACCACGGCGAATCAGTGGTAATGCGTCTACTTGACCAATCCGCAGGCTTATTGACCTTAAATGAGACAGGGATGCCGCCGCATATTTTGGCGCGTATCCGTAAGCAGATTAAACGCCCCCACGGCATGTTGCTGGTGACTGGGCCTACGGGTAGCGGTAAAACCACCACCTTGTATGGCATCTTAAGTGAGCTCAATACTGCGGATCGCAAAATTATTACGGTAGAAGATCCGGTCGAATACCAATTGCCAAGGATCAACCAAGTTCAAGTTAACCATAAGATTGGACTCGATTTTTCGAACGTGCTGCGCACGACTTTGCGTCAAGACCCGGACATTATCATGGTCGGTGAGATGCGTGACCAAGAAACGGTGGAGATTGGTCTTCGGGGCGCACTTACGGGTCACTTTGTGTTGTCCACCTTGCACACTAACGATGCGGTGACCAGCGCGCTACGTTTGCTCGATATGGGCGCGGCCAGTTACTTAGTGGCGAGTGCGCTAAGGGTGATTATTGCCCAGCGCTTAGTGCGCCGCGTGTGCCATAACTGCGGGGTGGAATATCAACCTACGGCGCAGGAAAAAGCCTGGCTGAATAGTGTGAGTCGGCAGGACTTTTCATCGGCCAAGTTCCGCATTGGCACTGGCTGCCAAAGCTGTAACGGCAGTGGTTATCGCGGCCGTATCGGTATTTTTGAGATCCTCGAATTGGATGAAAAGATGATCGATGCGATGCGTACCGGTAACCCACAGGATTTTGCCCGTGCAGCCCTGCAAAGCCCTAATTTTACCCCGCTCGCCGAGTCGGCATTGCAATATTTAAGCGAGGGCATGACGACCATTGAAGAGGTGGCTAAGCTTGTTGAGGATGTGAGTGAGTCACAGGTGCCACTCTCGCGGGATATTATCAGTCAGCAAGGCGTTGAGGCGTAA
- a CDS encoding tetratricopeptide repeat protein: MSVINKMLQDLDKRQQGHSLSNVAVHQAQYLGRPNPSRKWLVISLVSLLVGGLSVYAFQASYGVKSIADNIANPVMSLQTQPDNGSPQIDTSPLETETTTSTEPTAEMAQVSPSSTDAPAKDMSTSAESAPRVAQSPRVNAAQVEPTSEPTTESVAAHTSSDTPNKAALTQESVQTQAESQQVAVKANQADVNASQSEVKITQTEAKASEPVVPAGAQVSSQASTQASSQASAQAQSTGKMAIREVKLSPSQLAQKQLVLAADAEKQGQLVKAMDYYAKALKLDPSLHESRKQLAALHYGQGELAPAADVLAQGRLLYPQEFEFALLLARVQHAMGETDSALASLAQIPDSHPLARQKWLAQTDLAQKQGQYPLVEQAYRKLLQQEPQQGKWWMGLAYALDSQQQFGPASQAYRTALSYSGLSTQATAFIEQRLQQLGDSQ, from the coding sequence ATGAGTGTGATCAACAAGATGCTGCAGGATCTCGACAAGCGCCAGCAGGGCCATTCTCTCAGTAATGTCGCTGTGCATCAGGCGCAGTATTTAGGGCGCCCTAATCCATCACGCAAATGGTTAGTAATCAGCTTAGTGTCGCTGCTGGTGGGCGGCTTATCGGTCTATGCTTTTCAGGCGAGTTACGGCGTAAAGAGCATTGCTGATAACATTGCAAATCCTGTGATGAGTTTGCAAACTCAGCCGGATAACGGCAGCCCACAGATAGATACGAGTCCTCTGGAAACCGAAACGACGACATCTACAGAGCCAACTGCCGAGATGGCACAAGTGAGTCCGTCATCGACAGATGCTCCTGCAAAGGATATGTCAACGTCAGCAGAATCTGCCCCAAGAGTGGCTCAATCTCCCCGTGTAAACGCGGCGCAGGTAGAACCAACGAGTGAACCGACAACCGAATCCGTTGCGGCACACACCTCAAGTGATACGCCTAACAAGGCGGCATTAACCCAAGAGTCAGTGCAAACACAGGCTGAGTCACAACAGGTTGCGGTTAAAGCAAATCAAGCAGACGTTAACGCAAGCCAGAGTGAAGTCAAAATAACTCAAACAGAGGCCAAGGCGAGTGAGCCAGTGGTGCCTGCTGGGGCTCAAGTTTCAAGCCAAGCTTCGACTCAGGCTTCGAGCCAAGCTTCGGCTCAGGCTCAGTCAACTGGGAAAATGGCGATTCGAGAAGTGAAGTTATCCCCAAGCCAACTCGCGCAAAAACAGTTAGTGTTGGCGGCGGATGCCGAAAAGCAGGGGCAGCTGGTTAAGGCCATGGATTACTACGCTAAAGCGCTCAAGCTCGACCCAAGCTTGCACGAATCGCGCAAACAACTGGCGGCGCTGCATTATGGTCAAGGTGAGCTGGCGCCGGCGGCCGATGTGTTGGCGCAGGGACGGTTACTCTATCCGCAAGAGTTTGAATTTGCTTTGCTATTGGCAAGGGTGCAACATGCTATGGGCGAAACGGATTCGGCTCTTGCTAGCCTTGCTCAAATTCCCGATAGCCATCCTTTAGCTCGACAAAAGTGGTTAGCGCAAACGGATTTGGCCCAAAAACAAGGGCAATATCCGTTAGTTGAGCAGGCTTACCGTAAGTTATTGCAGCAGGAACCGCAGCAGGGTAAATGGTGGATGGGATTAGCCTATGCCCTCGATTCACAACAACAATTCGGCCCCGCCAGTCAGGCCTATCGCACCGCCTTAAGTTATTCAGGCCTGTCGACCCAAGCTACAGCTTTTATTGAACAACGTTTACAACAACTAGGAGATAGCCAATGA
- a CDS encoding ExeA family protein, producing MYLKHFGLSQTPFSLTPNTGFFFGLSPHVEALQVLQTALQTGEGFIKVTGEVGTGKTLICRKLINELPQGFHCAYLPNPYLTPAELRWAVANELGLKYTSEIDQQQLTGLIQQQLLALSAHGHAIVLVLDEAQALPDESLEALRLFTNLETESRKLLQVVLFGQPELDERLKRQAFRQLRQRITFSYSLRPLTWDETDAYIRYRLAVAGYAGQALFGPKLTRKIAEASRGIPRLINILAHKALMLSFGEGATQVQMSHIKGAIQDTEDASRSVLPKWPTYMAIALIACAAAIGALLASGVNLQQLWGGVA from the coding sequence ATGTATTTGAAGCACTTTGGACTCAGTCAAACGCCATTTTCGTTAACACCTAATACCGGATTTTTTTTCGGGTTATCCCCGCACGTAGAGGCGCTGCAAGTATTGCAGACCGCCCTACAAACCGGGGAGGGTTTTATCAAAGTCACTGGCGAAGTGGGCACGGGCAAAACCTTAATCTGCCGTAAGTTGATTAATGAGCTGCCGCAGGGCTTCCATTGTGCATATCTTCCTAATCCTTATCTCACCCCCGCCGAGCTGCGCTGGGCGGTGGCCAATGAACTTGGATTAAAATACACCAGCGAAATCGATCAGCAGCAACTCACCGGGCTTATCCAGCAGCAATTACTTGCTCTGAGTGCCCATGGTCACGCCATCGTATTAGTGCTGGATGAAGCGCAGGCCTTGCCCGATGAGAGCCTCGAAGCGCTGCGACTGTTTACCAATCTTGAAACTGAAAGCCGTAAGCTGCTGCAAGTGGTGCTCTTTGGTCAGCCCGAATTGGATGAGCGATTAAAGCGCCAAGCCTTTAGACAATTGCGGCAACGCATCACCTTTAGCTACAGTCTGCGGCCGTTAACCTGGGATGAAACCGATGCCTACATCCGTTACCGCTTAGCGGTGGCAGGTTATGCGGGACAAGCCTTATTTGGCCCTAAACTCACCCGTAAGATCGCCGAGGCATCTCGTGGGATCCCAAGATTGATCAACATTTTAGCCCATAAAGCCCTGATGCTCAGTTTTGGCGAAGGGGCAACTCAGGTGCAGATGTCCCACATTAAGGGCGCAATACAGGATACCGAAGATGCCAGTCGATCAGTTTTACCCAAATGGCCGACCTATATGGCGATCGCACTGATAGCATGTGCAGCAGCTATTGGGGCATTACTGGCATCGGGCGTTAACCTGCAACAATTGTGGGGAGGCGTTGCATGA
- the mshL gene encoding pilus (MSHA type) biogenesis protein MshL translates to MTAIKYITPLLSLCLMACQTTDRPQPVASKEALATSMQTASQPTPPPPATMPDAVQRELNANAMMGGLTPPMETERRIDVSAHDVDARVFFPSLVQGTPFSVAVHPDVQGTISLSLKGVTLSEAIQVVEDIYGYEVSREGRILRVFPAGMRTETFPLNYLYMERDGLSLTSVSSGRISDNNNSNNNNSNNNNSNNGNFGNNSNNNNSNNGNYGNNNSSDSTNGTFIRSRTKTDFWGELKETLSAIIGDTGGGRQVVVTPQAGLVTIRAYPNELRQVRAFLNSAESHLQRQVILEAKILEVTLSDGYQQGIQWDNVLGHVGNTNINFGTSAGAGLSDKITASLGGVTSLSIKGSDFNTMISLLDTQGDVDVLSSPRVTASNNQKAVIKVGTDEYFVTDVSSTTVAGTTPVTTPQVELTPFFSGIALDVTPQIDKDGNVLLHVHPSVIDVKEQTKDIKVSSESLELPLAQSEIRESDTVIRAASGDVVVIGGLMKSENTEVVSQVPLLGDIPLVGELFKNRSKQKKKTELIIMLKPTVVGGDTWKNELERSKTLLDRWYPENK, encoded by the coding sequence ATGACAGCCATTAAATATATTACGCCTCTACTCTCACTTTGCCTTATGGCCTGCCAAACCACGGATAGACCGCAGCCCGTTGCTTCAAAAGAAGCACTGGCCACCTCGATGCAAACCGCGAGTCAGCCAACGCCTCCACCACCAGCCACTATGCCCGATGCGGTGCAGCGTGAGCTGAATGCCAATGCCATGATGGGTGGATTAACTCCGCCAATGGAGACGGAGCGTCGTATCGATGTGTCTGCCCATGATGTGGATGCGAGGGTGTTTTTCCCAAGCCTTGTGCAGGGCACCCCCTTTAGCGTGGCTGTGCACCCCGATGTGCAGGGCACGATTTCATTGTCACTCAAAGGCGTGACACTGAGTGAAGCCATTCAAGTGGTGGAAGATATTTATGGTTATGAGGTGAGCCGTGAAGGGCGCATCCTGCGCGTGTTCCCTGCGGGCATGCGGACTGAGACTTTCCCATTAAATTACTTATACATGGAGCGTGATGGTCTATCGTTGACCTCTGTGAGTTCTGGCAGGATTTCCGACAATAACAACTCGAATAACAATAACTCCAATAACAACAATTCGAACAACGGCAATTTTGGCAATAACAGCAACAATAACAATTCCAACAACGGTAATTACGGCAACAATAACAGCAGCGATAGCACTAACGGCACCTTTATTCGCTCGCGCACTAAGACCGATTTTTGGGGCGAATTGAAAGAAACCTTGAGCGCCATTATTGGTGACACTGGTGGCGGTCGTCAGGTGGTGGTGACGCCACAGGCGGGATTAGTGACTATTCGTGCCTACCCTAATGAGTTACGTCAGGTGCGTGCCTTTTTAAATTCTGCCGAGAGCCATCTGCAACGCCAAGTGATCCTCGAAGCGAAGATCCTCGAAGTCACTTTGTCTGATGGTTATCAGCAAGGTATTCAGTGGGATAACGTATTGGGCCATGTAGGTAATACCAATATCAATTTTGGTACCTCTGCGGGCGCAGGCTTGAGCGATAAAATCACCGCCTCCCTCGGTGGCGTGACGTCTTTAAGCATTAAAGGCTCAGATTTCAATACCATGATTAGCCTGCTCGACACCCAAGGCGATGTGGACGTGTTGTCTAGCCCAAGGGTGACGGCATCGAACAACCAAAAAGCGGTGATTAAGGTCGGTACCGACGAGTACTTTGTGACTGACGTGTCATCGACCACAGTGGCGGGCACTACACCTGTAACCACGCCTCAGGTAGAGTTAACGCCGTTTTTCTCGGGTATCGCGTTGGATGTGACGCCGCAAATCGACAAAGACGGTAATGTACTGCTCCATGTGCATCCTTCAGTTATTGATGTAAAAGAACAAACCAAGGACATTAAGGTCAGCAGCGAATCCTTAGAACTGCCGCTAGCACAGAGCGAGATCCGCGAATCCGATACCGTTATCCGCGCGGCTTCTGGCGATGTGGTGGTGATCGGTGGTTTGATGAAGAGCGAAAATACCGAAGTGGTTTCTCAAGTGCCGCTGCTCGGTGATATTCCGCTCGTGGGCGAATTATTTAAAAACCGCAGCAAGCAGAAGAAGAAAACCGAGCTGATTATTATGCTAAAGCCGACCGTTGTAGGCGGGGATACGTGGAAAAACGAGTTAGAGCGTTCTAAGACCTTACTCGACCGTTGGTATCCAGAAAATAAGTAA